One Hevea brasiliensis isolate MT/VB/25A 57/8 chromosome 5, ASM3005281v1, whole genome shotgun sequence genomic region harbors:
- the LOC110666151 gene encoding bidirectional sugar transporter SWEET16, with protein sequence MAALSFIIGIIGNIISILVFASPIKTFWTVVKKKSTENYRGVPYITTLLSTSLWTFYGLLNPDGLLVVTVNGTGVAFQFIYVTLFLIYAPKDKKVKTAKWVALLDVGFLGAVITVTLLAVHGNLRLTFVGILCAALTIGMYAAPLSAMRTVVKTKSVEYMPFLLSFFLFLNGGVWSVYAVIVKDFYIGVPNATGFALGSAQLILYAMYKNKSKSAKSIEAMEEVGSAHLVKGGIEMQSHNDDEDDETGINNRSLNKGKSLPKPSANRQYSFKKILRTLSLNAQDLQSGWPNESDVENMKLGNDHP encoded by the exons ATGGCTGCCTTAAGCTTCATAATTGGTATCATTG GTAATATCATTTCTATTCTGGTTTTTGCTTCTCCCAT AAAGACCTTTTGGACAGTGGTGAAGAAGAAATCGACAGAAAATTACAGAGGGGTTCCATACATAACTACATTACTGAGCACAAGTTTATGGACTTTCTATGGACTTCTGAACCCAGATGGTTTGCTTGTGGTAACAGTGAATGGGACTGGTGTTGCTTTCCAGTTCATTTATGTCACTCTATTTCTCATCTATGCTCCCAAGGATAAGAAG GTGAAGACAGCAAAATGGGTGGCTTTATTAGATGTGGGTTTTCTTGGGGCAGTGATAACAGTAACCCTTTTAGCCGTCCATGGAAATCTGAGGCTTACCTTTGTTGGAATTTTATGCGCTGCATTAACCATAGGCATGTACGCAGCACCTCTATCTGCCATG AGAACCGTGGTAAAGACCAAGAGTGTGGAGTACATGCCATTCTTGCTTtccttcttcctcttcctcaatgGAGGTGTTTGGTCCGTCTATGCAGTGATCGTCAAAGACTTCTATATTGGA GTGCCCAATGCAACAGGGTTCGCGTTGGGGTCAGCCCAACTAATTCTTTATGCAATGTATAAGAACAAGTCGAAGTCAGCTAAATCCATAGAAGCCATGGAAGAAGTAGGCTCAGCTCACTTGGTCAAAGGAGGCATCGAGATGCAGTCGCACAATGACGATGAAGATGATGAGACTGGCATCAACAACCGAAGCCTCAACAAGGGAAAAAGCCTACCAAAGCCATCCGCAAATAGACAATATAGCTTTAAAAAAATCTTGAGGACACTTTCATTGAATGCTCAAGATTTGCAATCTGGTTGGCCCAATGAGAGTGATGTTGAGAATATGAAACTCGGAAACGATCACCCTTGA
- the LOC110666152 gene encoding uncharacterized protein At5g01610 encodes MSLIYTKTYASLSTILCLILLFSQSLSSSSGDQQPTVYEILRDYNFPMGLLPKGVLGYDLDQTTGKFSAFLNGTCSFSLERSYRLRYKSTIQGFISRGRLSSLEGVSVKLFFMWVDIFEVSRNGDDIEFYVGIGCAGFPIDDFVELPQCGCGLNCPKQRKASELSLSSS; translated from the coding sequence atgtctctaattTACACCAAAACCTACGCATCTCTATCAACCATTCTTTGCCTAATTCTCTTATTTTCGCAATCTCTATCATCATCTTCAGGAGACCAGCAGCCAACAGTGTATGAAATCCTCAGGGACTACAACTTTCCTATGGGGCTACTTCCCAAGGGAGTTCTTGGCTATGATCTTGACCAAACAACAGGTAAATTTTCTGCATTCTTGAACGGTACTTGCAGCTTTTCTCTTGAAAGATCTTATCGGCTTAGATACAAGTCAACCATCCAAGGGTTCATATCCAGAGGGAGGCTTTCGAGCTTGGAGGGTGTTAGCGTGAAGTTGTTTTTCATGTGGGTTGATATTTTTGAGGTTTCAAGAAATGGTGATGATATTGAATTCTATGTTGGGATTGGTTGTGCTGGATTTCCTATAGATGATTTTGTGGAGCTTCCCCAATGTGGGTGTGGTTTGAACTGTCCAAAACAGAGGAAAGCAAGCGAGCTCAGCTTGTCTTCTTCATAA
- the LOC110666209 gene encoding bidirectional sugar transporter SWEET17 — protein sequence MASAGFIIGIIGNIISFFVFTSPIKTFWEVVKKKSTEDYEAFPYIITLLGTSLWTFYGILKPGGLLVVTVNGIGAFFQFIYVTLFLIYAPKNKKVKAAKLVALLNVGFLGAVITVTLLAMHGKLRLTFVGLICVGMTTIVYGSPLSVMKTVIKTKSVEFMPFLLSFSLFLNAGIWLIYAAVVRDFYMTVPSVLGVMLGIIQLILYAMYKSNAKSTISTDGMQEKGSDNVVKGDVEMQVSNSNGGDCQCNRN from the exons ATGGCTAGTGCAGGCTTCATCATTGGCATCATTG GTAACATCATTTCCTTCTTCGTTTTTACATCTCCCAT AAAGACCTTTTGGGAGGTGGTGAAGAAGAAATCGACAGAGGATTATGAAGCGTTCCCTTATATAATAACACTACTGGGGACAAGTTTGTGGACTTTCTATGGAATTCTGAAACCTGGTGGTTTGCTTGTAGTGACTGTGAATGGTATAGGTGCCTTTTTCCAGTTCATCTATGTCACTCTCTTTCTCATCTACGCTCCCAAGAACAAGAAG GTGAAGGCGGCGAAGCTGGTGGCGCTCTTAAATGTTGGATTTCTTGGGGCGGTGATTACAGTAACTCTTCTAGCCATGCATGGAAAACTGCGGCTCACCTTTGTAGGACTCATATGCGTCGGAATGACCACTATTGTTTATGGTTCACCTCTATCGGTCATG AAAACAGTGATAAAGACGAAGAGCGTGGAATTCATGCCGTTTttgctttcattttctctcttcctaaACGCAGGAATTTGGTTAATTTATGCAGCAGTCGTTAGAGACTTCTATATGACA GTGCCCAGTGTGCTAGGCGTTATGTTGGGGATAATCCAGTTGATCCTTTATGCAATGTACAAAAGCAATGCAAAGTCAACCATATCAACGGATGGGATGCAAGAAAAAGGCTCAGACAACGTAGTCAAAGGAGACGTAGAGATGCAAGTATCCAATAGCAACGGTGGTGATTGCCAATGCAACCGTAATTAA